The sequence below is a genomic window from Proteus vulgaris.
CTGGCGTCATTGAAGGTGATGGTATTCTCTCCCATATTTATAAAAATGTTGGCCCTATTCTAACTGATGAATATTGTTCTGATAATATTAGGTTAATGACATCATGGGTAGGAAATGGTAATTACCATAAATTATTTTTTACCTTCGGCAATTTTAAAAGATTACCTCACACTGAATTTTTAATCTGCTTGCCTTATAATTGGCCAATTAATCGGGCAATATTCCAAAGTGATTACAAAGATAATTTCCCAATGAAATTACTTTCCTCACTCTCTGAATATTATAAAAAAAGTGAAGTCATTAAAGAAGGTTTTATTTTAGATAAAAATGATGAGCAATGGAAACACCTTCATTGGCCTGATGAAATCGATGCACTCGTTACCGTTGATTATTCTTTCGATCATCAAGAAAAAGAAATATCTATTCCTGAAAATGAAGAGGTTAATTTATTACTATTAATCCCAATGAAATATACTAAAACAGGGAAACCAGATGGGGAAAAATTAGAAAAGTGGCTAAAGAGAAAAAGAACAGCATCATGGAAAAGTATTTCATTTAAAAATGATTGGCTCTCAGATAAATAATTTATTTTTTATTTATAAAATAGGCATTGTATTAACAATGCCTTTATAATAATTAATCAAGATATACAATAAAAACCAAAAAGTATTATAATAAAAAAGGGAGTGTTAATATTCTATCTACAATATTCATAATTCAATAACTAAATAAAAATAAATACACTAATATCCTCTTTCTTCATTTTTAGATCCTTCCTTTAAAAATAAACGCATTCAGCGTGTCGATTACCTGTGGTCTGGCGACCAGATGGTGCAAGAAACCCCGATTTATGCTGATGGTACACCGGCTTATGATTCGCAAATTCAGTGGCTCTATCAACCCGGCGAAATTACCCCAACGGCACGTTATCAACGTGGAAAACTGCATTATGTCGTCACTGACCATCAAGGCACACCACGCGAAATCTTTAGCGAAAAAGGCATTGTCAGCTGGGCAGGTCGGTTAAATACCTGGGGACAAATGGCATTTTGGCAATCTCATGATGATTATGCCGATAACGACCCAGAATACACTGAATGTCATTTTCGATTTGCCGGACAATATGAAGATAAAGAAAGTGGCTTGTATTACAATCGCTTTCGCTACTATGATAAGGACACTGGGCAATATATTTCACCTGACCCTATCGGATTATTAGGTGGCTTTAATCCGTATGGGTATGTGCATTGTCCTATTGGGTGGGTTGATCCGTTTGGGTTGGCGGGTGAGGATTGTGATAAGCTTCTTAAGTTGTCATCATTCAATCCAGTACCTAAAAGTATTAGGCAAGAATATGAAAAAATTATTACTGGCGAAGGTACACCAAGAGTACATGCTAATACAGGTATTCAAAAAACCTTAGAAGATAGGAAAGGAAAAACCAATAAA
It includes:
- a CDS encoding ankyrin repeat domain-containing protein, which translates into the protein MKENNIDIYKIIKDENVEKLSEYLKDLNLSEIKFDKSLLHRFSEEGKYLLCDFIINKGFNTNVIDSSYLTPLVEVAFEGYINILTLLLNNKAWVDGDPRGITTPLIEASCGGHLDIVKLLIKSGADINRLQMNFNRTALDLAISYGHTDVAQYLQSMGGRKAFEEMQAGVIEGDGILSHIYKNVGPILTDEYCSDNIRLMTSWVGNGNYHKLFFTFGNFKRLPHTEFLICLPYNWPINRAIFQSDYKDNFPMKLLSSLSEYYKKSEVIKEGFILDKNDEQWKHLHWPDEIDALVTVDYSFDHQEKEISIPENEEVNLLLLIPMKYTKTGKPDGEKLEKWLKRKRTASWKSISFKNDWLSDK